From a single Papaver somniferum cultivar HN1 unplaced genomic scaffold, ASM357369v1 unplaced-scaffold_19, whole genome shotgun sequence genomic region:
- the LOC113338756 gene encoding protein ABHD11-like — translation MRNPRFLFFSRYLNTTPFLGFKQNSRSLQTLAYEEVRANNDKPYKSTAFVLHGLLGSARNWRSFSKTLVSSLEKNSYSSDWRMVLVDMRNHGRSAEIKGLEPPNDLVNAANDLANLVKSEGWDWPDVVIGHSMGGKVALQYAESCARGDYGESATLPKQLWVLDSVPGDVNPEESDGEVEKVLQTLQSLPSEIPSRKWLVNHMMELGFSKSLSQWIGSNLKKSGDHETWAFDLQGAVDMFKSYRERSYWSLLENPPNGLQIAIVRAENSDRWSPGVVNRLESLASRRSKESEGKVSVHLLPKSGHWVHVDNPKGLLDIVAPNMVSTS, via the exons ATGAGAAACCCTCGATTCCTCTTCTTCTCTAGATATCTAAATACAACACCATTTCTAGGGTTTAAACAAAATTCTCGATCATTACAAACCTTAGCGTATGAAGAGGTTCGAGCTAACAACGACAAACCCTACAAATCAACAGCTTTTGTTCTTCATGGACTCTTAGGATCTGCCAGGAACTGGAGATCTTTCTCTAAAACCCTTGTTTCTTCTCTGGAAAAGAATTCCTATTCATCTG ATTGGAGGATGGTTCTTGTGGATATGAGGAACCATGGGAGATCAGCTGAGATTAAAGGTCTTGAACCGCCGAATGATCTTGTAAATGCTGCAAATGATTTGGCTAATTTGGTTAAGTCTGAGGGTTGGGATTGGCCTGATGTTGTTATTGGTCATTCCATGGGTGGAAAAGTTGCGTTACAGTATGCTGAGAGCTGTGCTCGTGGGGATTATGGTGAATCTGCTACTTTGCCTAAACAG CTTTGGGTACTGGACTCTGTTCCTGGAGATGTAAATCCTGAAGAGAGTGATGGTGAAGTTGAGAAGGTTTTACAGACCTTGCAAAGTTTACCCTCAGAAATCCCATCAAGGAA GTGGCTTGTAAATCACATGATGGAGCTTGGGTTCTCCAAATCACTTTCCCAGTGGATTGGCAGTAACCTTAAGAAATCTGGGGACCATGAAACATGGGCTTTTGATCTCCAAGGTGCTGTTGATATGTTCAAGTCATACAG GGAGAGGAGTTATTGGTCTCTGTTGGAGAACCCACCTAATGGTTTACAGATTGCCATCGTTCGGGCAGAGAACAGTGACAGGTGGTCTCCAGGTGTTGTTAATCGTCTTGAAAGTCTTGCCTCCAGGAGAAGTAAAGAATCCGAAGGAAAGGTTTCAGTTCATCTTCTACCGAAGTCAGGGCATTGGGTTCATGTCGACAATCCAAAAGGGCTGCTTGACATCGTTGCTCCAAATATGGTATCTACTTCATGA